The DNA window TAAGCCTAAAAGTGGTCTCAGAAACTTCAATAGTGAGTACCAAAAagaatagtttttttaaaaaaaatatcatcttTTCCCAAACAGATGAAAATTTGTTGCAGAAACTAACTTGAACTAACATTTGGAAGCAAGAGCCAAAAAAAAGATAAGTTGAAACCTGGAGGGGTGGTATGTTTTCTGCAGCAAATAGTACCACTCGAGCAAGTTTGATGTCATGATGTGAGCTCAATACACACTGGACAAAAAGATTAGGTTCACAACTATGATTGATAAACCTTGCAATATTTCCAGTGGAACAAGCATCGATGCAGAACTCTGGCACACTCTCAGATCTTTGATCATCTATTCCATCCGAAGAATTGTTTGCTGGCAAAGATGCATCTCTTGAGCGCCTCTACAAGGACAGGAAAATCAAGATATGTTTGATTACAGTGATAATAGAAAGAGAGACAGgctaaaaagagaaattagagGCTTGTATAATacagtttgattttgtttaataggaaacaaatgatttcatttataaagtgaaattacaaaagagaGACCTATTTAAAGGATCACAAGAAACTTTTCTAATGGCTACAACAGTGTTTAAACCATAATTACAAAAgcaatttttaagaaaaattatattgaaaaataaaagcttgaaaataactatttttttttaagaataataaatgggaAAAATTATCGCACGAGGAACCCAATCCCCACAAATTCCCCGCAGGGAATCCTCACAAAactaaatggaaaattttacGGGGATGGGGATAGGGAAGGCTTCCTCGTCCCCACTCTGCCCCGTGGACATCTCTACTCAGTCTCATCCCAGAACCTCAATGGCAAGATCTATGTTCTCACGATGTCATCTCATACATCATCTCAATGTCAATCTCTTTCCTCTCAGACTTACCTCTCAACTTCCCATTCCTCACCCCCAAATTACTAGACCTTACTGCCTTCCAAATGTAGCTTGTTCAAGGCGTGTTGTTTATGGCCGCATGTCGGATGTCTcgatcatgcttgtctagGACGTCTTGTCCATGGCCACATACCcattccaaaccccttttacatgctttcaacttagataggtctttactattttatgttGGGTCAATACGGGGGTGGCATGGccattcatcaaaatcatgtctatgcCCGCAAGAGATGAAATGccttaaaatgttttataggggatatgactagttgtcactCCTTCCTATCTGGGTTATATGTTATCAAAGTCGTTATTGTTGCCTACTCACTTTTACCTTATAACAAtactttcttttaaattgttttcaatgcATTTCCTCGcttacattttctaaaacatttctctcaaacgtAACttgaggctcgagcatacacCGACGTCcacaaaatccaaatttttcACAGGTGACTTGTTTgttgggttagaacaagtgtcgcaCAATTGTTGTCCCGTTGCCACATGAGTGCAATGGTGACACAGTGCACTAGGATCAACCAAAAGCACCTCAATCCCATGTGAAGTTACTTTCATGTTTTCTGGCCATGGTGGACGAAAAACGAGAATACTAGCAGACTTTTAATTGTTAATCATGTCATTCAAAGAAGAGTTTGGTCTGAATCCATGCCCGTCCTGTCTTTCTGCTCCAAAATTGGCTTGGTTCCATGGTTCCAAGATGTAGAATCCATTAGATTTGTCCATCGGTAATAGGGATCACATTGGTGGGAATATCGAATTTGGCCGAAGATCAATTACAAGTGTACTCCGGATAACAAGGGAAAGGATTTTTTCTAACAACTTAGATGACGAGAAAATCCATGCAAATTCCATGTACAGAGCCCCAGTTCCaccttcacatttttttaatagagaatcacattttttaatagagaATTCGGCAACAAAGTAGAATGTTTTAATGCAGATGGGTAATTCattctcatcccttcccacttCTGATGctctaattaaaatttgaagaaaaaatatatgcaTTGTAAGAGATTCTATTTTCATAGAGAACATTTCGTCTAAAGAATTTCGTATGGTACCTCTCGTCCACCGATGCCACTGATTGTCTGCAAGCAATCAATTTCAAAGATGTAATTATTTTCAGATACATGATCAAGATCCTCTGTCCTTGTAAGTATTCCTGTGTATTCACAAACAGGTGCACCAGAAGGTATAAAATCCCATGACCTTACAGCCCACCCTTTCTTTGGTGTTCGAAAAACCTGCTCACAAAAGAtacaatatttgaattaattaatttaaaatctgACGCACTGATCATAATTGGAAAgcaaaattatgaataattttacTAGATTCAACATCCAAACCTCAAGTCGATATTTGATCCCCCTCTGAGAAGTACGATTCACACAACCAGGACCACAACCACAATTGGGGCCGCATTCGTAGACTACATCCTTAGCTTCTATAAGTctaagaattaaaaaactCTCCCAATCAGAATTGTGATAAAATATTCAAGCTAAAGAGATTTCGATATATCATATCAAGATTGAATGGAATACAAACCTTCCACCATCACGATGCACATATGGAAAGTCTAACCCATTAAGCTTAGCACATGAACATGTCCTTGAATCTATACATAATCCTATGCAGTCACATCCATTAGCATTTGAAGGAAGTTTCACGCCATGTGCAACTTTAATAGATTTACAATAAGTGAAACCTGAAACATTTCAAGAACATATATTCAGAAAAGAAATTACCTTACAGTTGAAGCATGCAGAAAATTTAATGGGAGATTCAAATGCACATTTTCAAGATAGAGATAGTAgaaatcaatttcaaatatcCTTGGTTTTTTTGATGAATAACACAAGTCCTtgcaaggaaaaagaaaatttacaCGGAAAATACAATGGTGAAAAAGATACTTATGTTCAGACAtcatatttcatgtcataaaAGGCTGAAAAGTACAGCAACAAATATCTGCATGCCTACGTATGtaaacaaaagggaaaaacagTATCTGAGTAAAAATGTATATTGTGAGTGAATGCTGCAAAAAGTGAACCAAAAAAGCAATGTTCAAAACAAGGAtggtgaaaagaaaaaggaccCAGCCAATATGttcttctcctttccaaccaagGCAGAGACCTAGCAAATGAAACAACTTCGAACGTACCACACACACAACCAATCTAGTACAAGAATATCCAAACCAATTCTAACATATTGATCAAAACAAATTAATGAGACCAAACCAACTTTGTTGTTTCACTTGCCTATGGGTGCGACAGGTGGATCATCAACCAAATTAGTAGCTGGAATCGGAATATCCTCCTGGCCCCCAGTTATATCCTCGCACACCAACCTTGGAgcatttaaattaaacaaaagtgCACATAAAAAGATCCATCAATTTTGGAACAACCCTGAAGTAAATTGTTTTTGCATCTTTATcagattatttaatttcataccCACGTATTTCTGCAACTGACTTGGGAACGCGACCGTAAACAAATTGAACCTGTCACAAGAGAAAACGTTTATAAAGATCAATGCACAAATGAAGAATATCTCACCTCTATTCATTAAACATGAGTTCAATCAAGTGCATCAGGAAATCTCAAACTTGTAATAAACTAGGCAATTAACAGTAGGGGAAAAAGGAAAGTAGGCTGTGACATCAAACAAAGGAAACGAAATAAATAGGCTGAGTAAAGAAAACAGTCAAATGAATATGTACATAACAAGCATGGGCAGAAATGGCGGGAGGGAGACAGACATCATGATTAGTAAGAATAAAAACTGCCAGGTGtaatgaagttttaaaaaattctctcGAGTAAAATAGGATGgcaattttgtttgtttgatagAAAGAGGAAACTTTTCAttagaggaaaatgaaaaaacccAAACTACCCTAAAACAAAGACAAGGACCAATCCAAAGGAGTTTACAAATGAACTCCATTTGCCATAAAGCAAACATGAAGTTAATTGCAAAAGCTTGATAAAGAGAGTGCCATATGAAAATAGTGTTGTTATCACAGACTAAGTAATAAAGCCTTTAAAACAAGATAGCTATTAAATCAGAGAAGCATAAACCTGGTTTGTAGTCAACAATGACTGTCCTTCAATCCGCCTAAGTCGAAATTTAAACACCGTAAATCCAGAAATACCTTTTTCTGCCCAATACTGTATAACCTGTGAAATACAGAAGTACTGAATCAATTGAATAATAAACATACTTAATGTCATATTTAACATATAATCGCAAAAAGTGCCAACAAAATTCCATAATCCCCAGCAATCCAAATGTAAGATAAAATTGCAGCTTTTTAACTGACAATGCAACATATCTTGATATGTTTTACTCGCTcaagttattttatttgaacaaCATAAGCTCACTTCTTGAGAAGATTTAACGAGCATAGCAAACCATGAGTATCCTCTAGCACCCTATTTCAGGAGTAATCAGATAATAAGACCTACTTGAATAATTCGTTACCTGAAAAGtggaaattaaaatactaCTAGGCATGCAGGACCTTAAACCGAAACCTAGGGAGAAGATTCAATGTCCTTTAATATAACAGCAAACGAAAATACTTAACCATCTAATGGAAGGTGGTTCTAAAATATACAACTTTTGAACTTGATAGTAAATATTAACATGCTAAATAAGTTTTGCACTACACTGAAGTTTTAGCATTCAAGAAAACATGCTAATATAGCACAAGCCAATGACATTGAAATACTGCGTATGTAACTGAAACTCAAAACTGCTAGACTATGCTATATAGTAGGACAGAAGAGCTCGTTTCTTATGTCTAATTCAAAACCTTACTACCTCTTTGTCATAGGATTATTGAATctaacaaataaagaaaaccctAGAATATTTCTTATAGAAAAAATTACCTTATACAAGCCGTCATACGTGTAAAGTTTCCCACAGTAACTACTTGCACATTCATGCCCCCGGACCACTCTAACTGGAACAGCTTGCTCAATACAATTCTGGATTTAGTTGAGAACTGGTCAGACAAAGATCTAAACTTTCAACTAACCAGAAAAATTCCACGTTACAATCAAATGTGTAGATTGAGGAACTATGTTAGAAAAATAGTCTTCATGGAGGACattgaaaacgaaaaaaaataataaataaacaaaagatctGAAGGTTCCTACTTCTACACTCGAGACTACATTAAACAGCAGAGAGGACACCAAAACATCCAGAGGATTGAATTacacaataaaaatttatgaagatGAAAGGATCAGAGGAAGAGGACATAAAAAGactataattatgaaaaacaaGTGCGAAAAGTAAACAATCCACCAGAAACAAAATGTCAGGGTGCTCATATCTTTACAGAATAAAAGTGCGTTGATCTTTTAGAATATCCAAGAAGTAAGCTTAATGGTTTTCTTCCCAAGAAATAACAATTGCACCGGAAATTTTTCAACTCAAAAGAGAAgctaaaggaaaaaaaatgagagaagtTTTAgccaaaatattttcaaaattaaaaattttcatcccCCTACCAAAATCATATTCACGCACAGACTTGACGCCTTGAGGTATACATGCATGCATTCCCAAAATGTGTATCCAATCATTTTAATGATCTTTCAATTCAGCGTATTATTTTGAAGtctaaactttctttaaacaagaaaaataactCTAATAGCAATTGCCTGGAAGgactaaactttttttaaacaagaaaataactctAATAGCAATTGCCTTTCAGTATCCTTCCGAGCAAACCAATCCCTAGTTCTGcaagttttcattttctaactTGTAAAAATTTACTGTTTAATCAAATATACTTCCTAATTTTGATAGACCAAACACACATGGATATATTACTAAGAGCAAGCTAggtcttataaaaaaaaactattacaaacatagaaaaaagaataaagacaATAAAGACAAACGTTGACAATTAATATTTACATATAGTAGAAATTCCAACACTTCTAACCTTCTGTTATCATAAAAAAGCTATACACATTCCTTGGATTTCATTAACTACCAGGACCTAATCAGGTTACATAAGATCAAAGGATATAAGAAAGTTCTGCTTCGTAGAAAACATGTAGTGCATACCTTGAGAGCCAAATTACCACGTTCCATTACTTGATCCCGTATCTGACGTTTGTTGCCCGTTAAATTTTGCCCACCTTGGCCGGTGTATATGACATCCTCAGCATTATCCAAATCATCCTCATACATCCCAGATAAAACAATGGCCACAGCAAGTGGGAAGGAGTAATTACTATACtgcaattatttaaaatacttttaaaaaaaaactaaaaaattgtcATGGATAATCATCCAAATGAAAAGAACCTAATCCTAATGGATATCTTGATCGTACTACTCTGGAGTCAGTCACTTACTATGTTAGATATTTAGAACATATAAAGTAGACaataacaaaacattaaatGATTGGCTTTTCTTCTCACATGtaaatgaaaattctaaatcattttagACCTGCCGGTGCGTGAGGCTCCTTTTCACATAAACATACGTCATCTTACATCTCTTTTGtgatcatttttttaaggaGAAAGTTAGAAGTATTATAAGTTTGGTtgggaagaaattgaagaaaatttatgttttggatttagtttctttcatattttgacAGCTCAACCCGTATAACAAACATCCCTTAAATGAGTCTAAGCAAACTCTGGATAAATCTAGTGTTTCTTCATGTATGTTTATcccaaagaaaaaatgataacAACTCTCTTTAAGGATTCTGgtccaaattaaattttgtaaaaaatacaGCTCTTAAGTATGATGTGATGACAATGATGATAACAAGACTGAATGATattaatagtgaaaataaattatcaaatgaAGCAAATGGGAGATTCCTGTTACCATTTTGCTGTACGACAACCCCATATAATCAATTCCATTCAGCCAGTGGCTGTGAAACCCAACAGCTACCATTTCAGCCCTTGAATAGAATCGATGCCCAATATTGATACCTGCTATAGCATATTAATTAGTATATGATGTTGTATTGTAAATAACTTAGTAATAAGTCCTTTggttatattgttttttatttacatttttggTTTTAGGGGACTAGTAAATGGGGGTTGGTAAGGTGTTTTACTCCTGAACCTCAACTGACTAGATGGAATCAGGGCACCAAGATTAAAACCTACAACCATtagtattttctttcaaataagaaCTAAGAATTGGAGTTTGGGTCACCTTTTTAGAATAACAATCAGTCATTACCGCCCATACTAGGAGAATCCCAACTATTGGAGAACATGAGATGCACACAACCCAACAATCTATGTGTCACACCTCACACACCATGTTTTTAACTAAATTGATGGAGTGTATGACGCGTACACACCTAACATTCCAAGATTAGGAGTTTAGATCACCTTCTTTTTTACTCTGTATTTTTGCATTCATCAAGAATGGCTTGccatatgattaaaaaaaataaagttttttaaaactagaTTTCCACTTTATTTGAGATGGTAAAAGCCCCAGTTAAAACatacaaatcaaacaaataaatccAGTGGTAACAACATagggaaaattttcaaaggtTTTCATGATGAATAATGAGTCATTCTTGTTAAAAACCAAGACATATGATTTTTCTATGAATAATCAAGCTCTCGCGAGAATatatgaaagaatacaagggCATACAAGACAAAAACAACCCACAAAAAAGGGAGGTAAACGACAAAATGGGCCTCCAATCAAGAGAAATAACACCTAGcagataattacaaaaaaaaagacctATGACAGAAACCTATAAAGACACATAGAATCTGACAAAGGGTCAAACCTCACTAAGAGATCTCTCGAGCCCTtagaattttcatttgtttctcTCACTCCAAAGACCCCACAAAATGGCACACACCTGAGCATGCACAAAGTGATATCCTTGGAAGGTTGGTTACAATTAACTTCAAtaatataaagaatgattcaaGGCTTCATCCTCTAATAAGGGTTGTGTTCCTTCCTCATTCGAATGGGGCATCAACTTTGTACTACAGATTGTAGTGTAATATTAGTGTTTATTCtccactctttttctttttctttttctttttttcatttttcaatgaGAAACCAAACTTTAGTTGAGAAAACTGAAGCATGTAATAGGTCATTAAAATCTAACAAAAAGAGGCCCAGTAGAAGCTACAGTTAAGGACTCCAGTTCAACATATAAAGAAATACAGAAAGCCCTAGTAACATAACCCCGCAAAGAACATTAAACCTTAGCATCTAGCAACATTTTAAACCTCTTCCCAACACTTTTCGATGAAATAATGAAACTAATTATTAACTCCTTTGAAAATTCTAATGTTTCTCTTCAGCCAAATACCCCACGAAATAGCAAAAAGGTTGACTGCCAATGACTCTCCCCTTATCCAAAAAAAGACTGAGAATCCAAATAGACTAAGCAAGCTAGAAACCCCAAGGAATATGATCAAGACCCACAAATGCTCCTTACAAAATACCCAAAGGGGAAAAATGTCTTTTGATGCAGTCCAAAGTATTAACTTTTCCATGCAAGACTCATCAAACaacaaatttgaacattttagGATCTCAACCTTCCAACCAGAGGAGAACAAAGAGTCCCCAGGGGAGGGTGAAGGGTTGCGTAAGAGATGAAAGAGCAAGTCAAAAGAGAAACCCCCAGAAAAAGACAAACATACCTCCTATCAAGGCAAACACAGGAATCCCTTAAGAGATGAAAGAGCAAGTTACAAGAGAAGCCCCCCAAAAAATACTAATATCCCTCTAATCGAGGCAGAACACAAGAATCTCTTAAgagcaaaaatgaaaaactgaAATGCAATCTCATGGCGAAAAACAGTACAGATGTAAGAACATGGTGCAATGAGGCTTTATCTCCCACTAATAATCCCCCCAAAATTTAGTTTGTTCTCTATTTTTCTATGATGAGAGTCATCATTCATCATTCAATTAAATTGCAACTGTTTTTACCAATTGTCTAATAAAGATCCGTTTGCATTCAAAATTGAGTTTATTATTCAAGGTGTACACTATGGATCAAGTTTTAAGGCTTTCTTCTATGGTGATGGACTCTCACTGGTGTATCCTTTGTAAGAGTGCTGCCAAAAACCTAAATCATATCCTTTGGGATTGTC is part of the Cucurbita pepo subsp. pepo cultivar mu-cu-16 chromosome LG03, ASM280686v2, whole genome shotgun sequence genome and encodes:
- the LOC111790527 gene encoding histone-lysine N-methyltransferase, H3 lysine-9 specific SUVH4 isoform X1; this encodes MVVKSRVLHSAANGELHSPVNPEEKPKRHKVATDGRKNAKAAKPEGDAEGPSPSPQRRTSARIQLKQLAEKKELLARQRVEVLDEPESASKRKKTNGQVKSKRNTTPSVAEEVVEDKAVAVPVSNDVTKSKDGDASEPLELCASEKSRTGDEGGSANIVEKSDHAKVKETLRLFNKYYLHFVQEEEKRCKKAEVAQKASKRSKSEEAPAEDTKQKSKRPDLKAVSKMLEANEILNHEKRIGNVPGINIGHRFYSRAEMVAVGFHSHWLNGIDYMGLSYSKMYSNYSFPLAVAIVLSGMYEDDLDNAEDVIYTGQGGQNLTGNKRQIRDQVMERGNLALKNCIEQAVPVRVVRGHECASSYCGKLYTYDGLYKVIQYWAEKGISGFTVFKFRLRRIEGQSLLTTNQVQFVYGRVPKSVAEIRGLVCEDITGGQEDIPIPATNLVDDPPVAPIGFTYCKSIKVAHGVKLPSNANGCDCIGLCIDSRTCSCAKLNGLDFPYVHRDGGRLIEAKDVVYECGPNCGCGPGCVNRTSQRGIKYRLEVFRTPKKGWAVRSWDFIPSGAPVCEYTGILTRTEDLDHVSENNYIFEIDCLQTISGIGGRERRSRDASLPANNSSDGIDDQRSESVPEFCIDACSTGNIARFINHSCEPNLFVQCVLSSHHDIKLARVVLFAAENIPPLQELTYDYGYALDSVYGPDGKIIQMPCFCGATECRKRLF
- the LOC111790527 gene encoding histone-lysine N-methyltransferase, H3 lysine-9 specific SUVH4 isoform X2; protein product: MLEANEILNHEKRIGNVPGINIGHRFYSRAEMVAVGFHSHWLNGIDYMGLSYSKMYSNYSFPLAVAIVLSGMYEDDLDNAEDVIYTGQGGQNLTGNKRQIRDQVMERGNLALKNCIEQAVPVRVVRGHECASSYCGKLYTYDGLYKVIQYWAEKGISGFTVFKFRLRRIEGQSLLTTNQVQFVYGRVPKSVAEIRGLVCEDITGGQEDIPIPATNLVDDPPVAPIGFTYCKSIKVAHGVKLPSNANGCDCIGLCIDSRTCSCAKLNGLDFPYVHRDGGRLIEAKDVVYECGPNCGCGPGCVNRTSQRGIKYRLEVFRTPKKGWAVRSWDFIPSGAPVCEYTGILTRTEDLDHVSENNYIFEIDCLQTISGIGGRERRSRDASLPANNSSDGIDDQRSESVPEFCIDACSTGNIARFINHSCEPNLFVQCVLSSHHDIKLARVVLFAAENIPPLQELTYDYGYALDSVYGPDGKIIQMPCFCGATECRKRLF